The following are encoded in a window of Alphaproteobacteria bacterium genomic DNA:
- a CDS encoding elongation factor Tu → TVKVKVVLIAPIAMDDGVRFAIREGGHTVGAGVVTKVLK, encoded by the coding sequence TACGGTAAAGGTGAAAGTAGTCTTGATAGCGCCGATTGCGATGGATGATGGTGTTCGATTTGCCATCCGTGAAGGTGGTCATACGGTTGGTGCTGGTGTTGTTACCAAGGTCCTCAAGTAG